From the Desulfosarcina sp. BuS5 genome, one window contains:
- a CDS encoding DUF933 domain-containing protein gives MKLGIIGLAGAGKSTVFEALTRNIQDDAHKKEGRIGTVQVPDSRVDILSGMYKPKKTIYAQVEYFLPGMPEREKQSGKEQDQWVKVRDCDALIHVVKNYENFGSDKPDPYKDILALDQELIIADLMVVEKRLERLRLDKQRGRNIDQEELPLLEECLVMLENETPIRKKSELAAARPLRGYAFLSAKPVLILFNNDDENDLLPETDGNEINDILMVIRGKLEQELAQMSEEEAAEFLSEFNISVSAMNRVIEESYRLLGLISFFTVGEDEVRAWTIKHSTAAVDAAEVIHSDIKKGFIRAEVLAYDDLMDAGTYQEARKKGTVRLEGKTYPVKDGDIINFRFNV, from the coding sequence ATGAAACTTGGTATTATTGGACTGGCAGGAGCAGGGAAATCTACTGTATTCGAGGCATTAACCAGGAATATTCAGGATGACGCCCATAAAAAAGAGGGCCGGATCGGCACAGTGCAGGTGCCTGACAGCAGGGTTGATATTTTAAGCGGCATGTACAAGCCGAAAAAGACTATTTACGCCCAGGTCGAGTATTTTCTGCCAGGTATGCCGGAACGGGAAAAGCAGAGCGGCAAAGAGCAGGATCAATGGGTCAAGGTAAGAGATTGTGACGCTTTGATTCATGTGGTTAAAAATTATGAGAATTTCGGTTCGGATAAACCCGACCCATACAAGGATATTCTTGCTCTGGACCAGGAACTTATCATAGCCGATCTGATGGTGGTGGAAAAAAGGCTGGAACGGCTGCGGCTTGACAAACAGAGAGGTAGAAATATAGATCAGGAAGAGTTGCCCCTGCTTGAAGAATGCCTGGTTATGCTTGAGAACGAAACGCCGATTAGAAAAAAGTCCGAGCTTGCTGCGGCCCGGCCTTTGAGAGGATATGCCTTCCTCTCTGCCAAACCTGTGCTGATCCTCTTTAATAATGATGATGAGAATGATTTATTGCCGGAAACGGACGGTAATGAAATTAATGACATCCTTATGGTCATCCGGGGCAAACTGGAGCAGGAACTGGCCCAAATGTCGGAAGAAGAGGCAGCGGAATTCCTCTCGGAGTTCAATATATCTGTTTCGGCCATGAACAGGGTAATTGAGGAGTCATACAGACTCCTTGGTCTGATATCCTTTTTTACGGTAGGAGAGGATGAGGTCCGGGCCTGGACCATCAAACACAGCACTGCGGCAGTCGATGCAGCGGAAGTAATTCATTCCGATATCAAAAAAGGATTTATCCGTGCGGAGGTGCTCGCATACGATGACCTGATGGATGCCGGCACATACCAGGAAGCCAGAAAAAAAGGGACTGTACGACTGGAAGGCAAGACCTATCCGGTTAAGGATGGAGATATTATTAACTTCCGTTTCAATGTATAG
- a CDS encoding cobalamin B12-binding domain-containing protein yields MTAGKIKAVITKIGLDSHERGAKLVASVLRNAGMEVIYLGSFQTPESIIDTAVQEDADLIGVSCHSGEHLTLVPMMIDLMHTRQLENIPVVVGGVIPKDNIPALLEIGVKGVFGYGTIMEDVVAFVQKLCR; encoded by the coding sequence ATGACAGCCGGAAAAATAAAAGCTGTTATTACTAAAATAGGCCTTGATTCCCATGAAAGGGGCGCCAAACTGGTGGCATCCGTACTCAGAAACGCAGGTATGGAAGTTATCTATCTGGGCAGTTTTCAAACACCTGAAAGTATCATCGATACTGCTGTGCAGGAAGATGCTGATCTTATAGGGGTAAGCTGTCACAGTGGCGAACATTTGACCCTGGTACCGATGATGATAGATTTGATGCATACGCGGCAGCTTGAAAATATCCCTGTTGTCGTGGGCGGGGTTATTCCGAAAGATAATATCCCCGCCTTACTGGAAATAGGAGTCAAAGGGGTGTTCGGATATGGAACTATAATGGAAGATGTTGTGGCATTTGTTCAGAAGCTGTGCAGATAG
- a CDS encoding methylmalonyl-CoA mutase family protein, giving the protein MKKKHAESGYREKIRRTKTWSGIDLKEVYTPKDSKPAGYKNKIGNPGDFPYTRGIHQNMYRGKLWTRRQPWGFGTSEDTNKQMKYLIEHGNTGLMVFRDQPTMHGLDSDHPLAKGEVGVSGVPLVSIEDMEDLFEGIPLEDVSVTLLCASVVSPVILAQYLGVAKRRGLDISKLRGTISNDPIMSHVCYSDVANPPDLGVKIWGDLVEYCYETMPVWHAAYVSSCYNMREYGLDAPQEIAFGLMIAALFIETCLERGMKIDNVAARMSFYCSAGIDIFEEVAKFRAMRRMWAFMIRDKYSAKKPASMQFKFAVQCAGHSLIPQQPLNNIARTSFETLAAVLSGAQSVFTTTFVEPVCLPTEDAQRNALSIQGIVAHETGAATVVDPLGGSYYVEHLTDEIEDKAAGIMKKIEKMGGFIKALKTGWVQQMIDEGNQRYHQEIEDGERLIVGQNYMAIPPEEDTLLPGGLLEIPPDAEHRQVARVNRMKANRDHKKLEATIKKLREGVIIGDNHNFMPYIIEAVEAKATVEEIMGTIRTSRGLTWDPWGYRQSPFSGDL; this is encoded by the coding sequence ATGAAAAAAAAACACGCAGAATCAGGATACAGGGAGAAGATAAGAAGGACAAAGACATGGTCAGGCATTGATCTTAAAGAAGTTTATACGCCTAAAGACTCAAAGCCGGCCGGGTATAAGAATAAAATCGGTAATCCCGGTGACTTCCCTTATACCCGTGGAATTCATCAGAACATGTACCGCGGCAAGCTCTGGACCAGGCGCCAGCCGTGGGGATTCGGAACCTCTGAAGATACAAACAAACAGATGAAATATTTAATCGAGCACGGGAATACCGGTTTAATGGTGTTTCGTGATCAGCCGACCATGCACGGGCTTGATTCGGATCATCCCCTGGCAAAGGGGGAAGTGGGCGTTAGCGGCGTCCCCCTTGTTTCGATTGAGGATATGGAGGATCTATTTGAGGGAATACCTCTCGAGGATGTCAGTGTTACGTTGCTTTGCGCCTCGGTTGTCAGCCCTGTAATTTTGGCCCAGTATCTTGGGGTGGCAAAAAGACGAGGGTTGGATATCTCAAAATTGAGAGGCACGATCAGTAATGATCCGATCATGAGCCATGTATGTTATTCTGATGTTGCCAATCCGCCTGATCTTGGTGTAAAGATATGGGGCGATTTGGTTGAGTACTGTTATGAAACAATGCCTGTCTGGCACGCAGCTTATGTTTCATCATGCTATAACATGAGAGAGTACGGCCTTGATGCTCCCCAGGAAATCGCTTTTGGGTTGATGATCGCCGCCCTTTTTATTGAAACCTGTCTTGAAAGGGGAATGAAAATCGATAATGTGGCTGCCAGAATGTCCTTTTACTGTTCTGCCGGTATCGATATTTTCGAAGAGGTCGCCAAATTCAGGGCCATGCGCAGGATGTGGGCTTTCATGATACGCGACAAATACAGTGCCAAAAAGCCGGCTTCGATGCAGTTTAAATTTGCAGTTCAATGTGCGGGACACTCTCTTATTCCGCAGCAGCCCTTAAATAATATTGCTCGGACATCATTTGAAACACTTGCGGCGGTACTCTCCGGCGCACAGTCGGTTTTTACCACCACCTTTGTTGAACCGGTCTGTCTTCCCACTGAGGATGCTCAAAGAAATGCCTTGTCGATTCAAGGCATTGTAGCCCATGAAACTGGAGCAGCAACGGTGGTCGATCCGCTGGGCGGCTCTTATTATGTAGAGCATTTGACAGATGAGATTGAAGATAAGGCTGCCGGAATAATGAAAAAAATTGAAAAAATGGGGGGCTTTATTAAAGCCTTGAAAACAGGTTGGGTCCAGCAGATGATTGACGAAGGTAATCAGCGTTATCACCAGGAAATAGAAGATGGGGAACGCCTGATTGTCGGTCAAAATTATATGGCTATTCCGCCAGAGGAGGATACCCTGCTGCCCGGAGGTCTGCTTGAGATACCTCCTGACGCGGAGCATAGGCAGGTTGCAAGAGTTAACAGGATGAAGGCCAACAGGGATCATAAAAAGCTGGAAGCGACCATAAAAAAACTACGGGAGGGCGTAATAATTGGAGATAATCATAATTTTATGCCTTATATAATAGAAGCCGTTGAAGCCAAAGCTACCGTGGAAGAGATAATGGGAACTATAAGAACATCAAGGGGCCTGACATGGGACCCCTGGGGCTATCGCCAATCACCTTTTTCAGGGGATCTATAA
- a CDS encoding DJ-1/PfpI family protein produces the protein MSAKKILMLVGDYVEDYEAMVPFQALLMVGHTVHAVCPDKKAGENVRTAVHDFEGDQTYSEKPGHNFALNATFAEVKAEEYDALVIPGGRAPEYIRLNEAVLKMVRHFSQANKPIASICHGAQVLAAAGVIEGKACSAYPAVGPDVTRAGGKYVDIPVDKAHVDDKLVTAPAWPAHPDWLAKFLQVLGTKIEP, from the coding sequence ATGAGTGCAAAGAAAATTTTGATGCTCGTCGGCGACTACGTGGAAGACTACGAGGCAATGGTACCCTTCCAGGCACTTTTGATGGTGGGTCATACCGTCCATGCGGTTTGCCCCGACAAGAAGGCAGGCGAGAATGTGCGCACCGCAGTACACGATTTCGAGGGAGATCAGACCTACAGCGAAAAGCCCGGTCACAACTTTGCTCTGAATGCTACTTTTGCAGAGGTTAAGGCTGAAGAATACGATGCGCTGGTTATCCCCGGTGGGCGTGCACCGGAATACATTCGACTTAACGAGGCCGTGCTGAAGATGGTGCGGCACTTTTCGCAAGCAAACAAGCCCATTGCATCCATCTGCCACGGCGCACAGGTTCTGGCCGCAGCCGGAGTCATTGAAGGCAAAGCCTGCTCCGCTTATCCGGCGGTGGGGCCGGATGTAACTCGCGCGGGCGGCAAGTATGTAGATATTCCAGTGGACAAGGCTCACGTGGACGACAAGTTGGTCACCGCACCGGCATGGCCTGCTCATCCTGATTGGCTCGCCAAATTCCTGCAAGTGCTGGGAACGAAGATTGAACCATAG
- a CDS encoding type II toxin-antitoxin system VapC family toxin, which translates to MNKSFVIDTSVVMTWCFKDEVSQYADFVLDSLEHFTAIAPSIWPLEVGNVLLVAERKDRLSEAASIRFVALLSELPISVDQEPPERMTKEIFALAREHNLSSYDASYLDLAMKKGIPIATLDNRLISAAKRSNVSIMLAD; encoded by the coding sequence ATGAATAAAAGTTTTGTTATTGACACTTCAGTTGTGATGACTTGGTGTTTTAAGGATGAGGTCAGCCAGTATGCAGACTTTGTTTTGGATAGTTTGGAACATTTTACAGCAATAGCACCGTCCATTTGGCCGTTAGAAGTTGGCAATGTTCTATTGGTAGCTGAACGTAAAGACCGCCTCAGCGAGGCTGCCAGTATACGATTTGTTGCTCTCCTATCTGAACTGCCCATATCAGTAGATCAGGAACCACCGGAAAGAATGACCAAAGAAATATTTGCGTTGGCACGAGAACATAACCTTTCATCTTATGATGCATCATATCTTGATCTTGCAATGAAAAAAGGTATTCCAATTGCTACCTTGGATAATCGTTTAATATCAGCCGCAAAGCGAAGCAATGTTTCTATTATGTTGGCTGATTAA
- a CDS encoding type II toxin-antitoxin system Phd/YefM family antitoxin produces MKTVGAYEAKTHLPKLLERVSQGERITITKHGVPVAVLHPPESQRKAEPKKIISALRNFRNQNRLNGLCLQKMIEEGRR; encoded by the coding sequence ATGAAAACAGTTGGTGCATATGAGGCTAAAACACATCTTCCGAAATTACTTGAGCGGGTAAGCCAGGGAGAACGAATTACTATCACAAAACACGGGGTGCCGGTAGCAGTATTGCATCCTCCAGAATCTCAGCGTAAGGCTGAACCTAAAAAAATTATTTCTGCATTGCGCAACTTCCGTAATCAAAATCGTCTTAATGGCTTATGCTTACAAAAAATGATCGAAGAAGGAAGACGATAG
- a CDS encoding DUF6122 family protein, whose translation MHISLHFIIPAIVVGLFFRRDWKFVYLVMISTMLVDIDHLMANPVYDPGRCSIGFHPLHGFLPIALYVSLCFIPKSRYVGIGLVIHMLLDSLDCQLTTGVWFV comes from the coding sequence ATGCATATATCGTTACATTTTATCATTCCGGCAATTGTAGTTGGTTTGTTCTTCCGGCGAGATTGGAAATTCGTTTATTTGGTCATGATATCCACAATGCTCGTTGACATCGACCATCTCATGGCAAATCCTGTGTATGATCCGGGGCGCTGTAGTATAGGTTTCCATCCTTTGCATGGTTTTTTGCCCATAGCGCTATATGTGTCACTTTGTTTTATCCCAAAGTCACGCTATGTCGGCATTGGGTTGGTAATTCATATGCTCTTGGATTCATTAGATTGTCAATTAACTACTGGCGTCTGGTTTGTTTAA
- a CDS encoding metallophosphoesterase family protein has translation MNGDDSPTSKDHTFEIGVISDTHGTLSPLVSEIFKETDLIIHAGDIDKEDVLKKLRKISPVTAVKGNVDFGEWAQNLKAAETIEVGEISIYILHNLEKLDLAPAGIFNVVIYGHTHLPSAEMQNNVLFLNPGSATYPPAKTSASVALIYINGLDIDVKFIEIT, from the coding sequence ATGAACGGGGACGATTCGCCAACCTCTAAAGATCATACCTTTGAAATAGGTGTTATTTCAGATACTCACGGCACACTTTCCCCTTTGGTATCTGAAATTTTTAAAGAAACCGATCTTATCATTCATGCCGGCGATATAGATAAAGAGGATGTGTTGAAAAAATTACGTAAGATATCGCCTGTTACCGCGGTTAAAGGGAATGTTGATTTTGGTGAATGGGCTCAAAATTTGAAGGCCGCGGAAACTATAGAAGTCGGAGAAATATCAATATATATTCTGCATAATCTTGAAAAGCTCGATCTTGCTCCGGCGGGTATCTTTAATGTCGTAATTTATGGTCACACACATCTCCCCTCTGCGGAAATGCAAAACAATGTTCTCTTCTTGAATCCCGGCAGTGCCACTTATCCCCCCGCCAAAACCAGTGCCTCGGTTGCTCTTATTTATATAAACGGGTTGGATATTGATGTAAAATTTATCGAAATCACATAA
- the minE gene encoding cell division topological specificity factor MinE, with translation MLDGIVKKLFGKKKNSSATAKNRLKFALIYDKLEISDEILKNLQHDIVEVISRYFEIDKDALQLNINKSRDLSALTFNTPILSAKEKRTS, from the coding sequence ATGCTTGATGGAATAGTTAAAAAACTGTTTGGAAAGAAAAAAAACAGTAGTGCAACCGCAAAAAATAGGCTTAAATTTGCTCTCATATACGATAAACTTGAAATTTCAGATGAAATTTTAAAAAATTTACAGCACGATATAGTTGAAGTCATATCCCGATATTTTGAAATTGATAAAGATGCTTTGCAGTTGAATATTAACAAATCAAGAGATTTATCTGCGCTTACGTTTAATACACCAATTTTGTCTGCCAAAGAGAAGAGGACCTCCTGA
- the minD gene encoding septum site-determining protein MinD: MEGKIFVITSGKGGVGKTTATSSIGAALAMVGKRVAVVDMDIGLRNLDVVMGLENRIVFNIVDVVQGKCKLSQAAIKDRRINNLFLIPASQSDNKDVLKPEDMVSLGKRLKKEFDIVLMDCPAGIERGFENAVAAADEALVICTPEVSSVRDADRIIGLLYARSITPQLIVNRINPAMTAKGDMLSHEDVTDVLSIDLIGLVEVDDNVIVASNLGKPLVMIDDSKAGQAFRRIAMRLDGHVDLPIQVPQNGSSLWKKIGNKLGFK; encoded by the coding sequence GTGGAAGGAAAAATTTTTGTCATAACTTCTGGTAAGGGTGGAGTCGGTAAAACAACAGCAACCTCCTCAATAGGAGCGGCTCTGGCCATGGTAGGAAAACGGGTAGCCGTGGTAGACATGGATATAGGGCTCAGAAATCTTGACGTAGTAATGGGTCTGGAAAACCGGATTGTATTTAACATAGTAGATGTTGTTCAAGGTAAATGTAAGCTTAGCCAGGCTGCTATTAAAGATAGAAGGATTAATAACTTGTTTCTTATTCCAGCTTCCCAAAGTGATAATAAGGATGTTCTTAAACCTGAAGATATGGTCAGCCTTGGAAAAAGACTCAAGAAAGAATTCGATATAGTTTTAATGGACTGTCCGGCCGGGATTGAACGTGGTTTTGAAAATGCTGTTGCCGCTGCTGATGAAGCACTGGTTATATGTACCCCTGAAGTTTCATCAGTTCGTGACGCGGACAGGATCATCGGTCTCCTTTACGCACGCTCGATCACTCCACAACTTATTGTCAACAGAATTAATCCTGCGATGACGGCCAAGGGAGATATGTTAAGCCATGAAGATGTTACTGATGTACTGTCGATAGACCTTATCGGGCTGGTAGAAGTTGACGATAATGTCATTGTTGCATCTAATTTAGGCAAGCCCCTTGTTATGATTGATGATTCCAAAGCGGGCCAGGCGTTCAGGCGCATTGCAATGCGACTTGACGGTCATGTAGATCTTCCGATTCAAGTGCCGCAAAACGGCAGTAGTCTCTGGAAAAAAATCGGCAACAAATTAGGTTTTAAATAA
- a CDS encoding septum site-determining protein MinC: MNYTTNETMPVKLKGVGDGLRVTIDPTQSIELLKNDIGKIFKNLGHLAINAKVVIDPGENGTHKELISTLGKYLKNTFDVGSVSGLSPKRSAPEERIRQHDINHSWEHYRSDVLMLAGRIRSGQKVSTRRHLIIMGDVNPGAEIIAGGDILIMGSLRGTAFAGQPDKEDAIVFALDFCPSLIQIGGFVGTGTGPSKLKIAEFAHVKNNTIVVEDYLKANPFGNMPWPDKR, from the coding sequence ATGAACTATACCACAAACGAAACTATGCCGGTTAAGTTAAAAGGTGTTGGCGACGGCCTGAGGGTAACAATTGATCCAACACAATCAATTGAGCTGTTGAAAAATGATATAGGAAAAATTTTTAAAAATTTAGGGCATTTGGCGATCAATGCCAAGGTCGTCATCGATCCGGGAGAGAATGGAACCCATAAAGAACTGATAAGTACTCTCGGGAAATACCTGAAAAACACCTTTGACGTAGGTTCGGTTTCCGGGCTTTCTCCAAAACGATCTGCTCCTGAAGAGCGGATAAGACAGCATGATATAAACCATTCCTGGGAGCATTATCGCAGCGATGTATTAATGCTGGCCGGTCGTATACGCTCCGGCCAAAAAGTGAGTACCAGGAGACATCTTATCATTATGGGGGATGTCAACCCCGGCGCGGAGATCATTGCCGGCGGTGATATACTCATTATGGGCTCGCTGCGTGGAACAGCGTTTGCCGGGCAACCTGACAAGGAAGATGCTATCGTCTTTGCCCTTGATTTTTGTCCATCACTGATCCAGATAGGTGGTTTTGTGGGTACTGGCACAGGGCCTTCCAAATTAAAAATAGCCGAATTTGCCCATGTGAAAAACAATACGATAGTAGTCGAGGATTATCTTAAAGCTAATCCTTTCGGAAACATGCCCTGGCCCGACAAACGGTAA
- a CDS encoding DUF2914 domain-containing protein, whose product MKKEEIDKRDRELLKKIDKIRKKNIASGRKTTHKIFFFTSISIIIILSLYAAVKKNGIVQNSIIQENFKVTSNADNQDVLKKNRFSANADNVTRQVNFEQKIDTKSDNVTFQQETGFDLAAEKNILPVVTAVQKKPADNKTVASNSGTIIEDIKVNIKTGNSLLRISGCSVCSDIKNRNPQGPKKIFYIKHDRFAFVWTEIWAESFPTTIYHTYYLNGEKKYTVPLKIKYIRMRTWSKITLTNETKAGLWKVEISLEDGTILKQVEFEVKNPPNE is encoded by the coding sequence ATGAAAAAAGAAGAAATTGATAAACGTGATCGTGAACTGTTAAAAAAAATAGATAAAATAAGAAAAAAAAATATAGCGTCAGGAAGAAAAACGACTCACAAGATATTTTTTTTTACTTCAATATCGATAATAATAATTTTATCATTATATGCCGCTGTAAAAAAAAACGGTATCGTTCAAAATTCCATTATCCAGGAAAATTTTAAAGTTACATCCAATGCCGATAACCAAGATGTTTTGAAAAAAAATAGGTTTTCAGCAAATGCCGATAATGTTACGCGTCAGGTTAATTTTGAGCAAAAAATCGATACGAAATCTGACAATGTTACTTTTCAACAAGAAACAGGCTTTGATCTTGCCGCCGAAAAAAATATTTTACCTGTTGTAACCGCCGTACAAAAAAAACCGGCGGACAATAAAACAGTAGCCAGTAATTCAGGCACTATAATAGAAGATATTAAAGTAAACATAAAAACAGGGAATTCTTTATTGCGGATATCCGGATGTTCTGTTTGCAGTGATATAAAAAATAGAAACCCCCAAGGTCCAAAAAAAATATTTTATATTAAACATGACAGGTTTGCCTTTGTATGGACTGAAATATGGGCGGAATCTTTCCCAACAACTATTTACCATACATATTACCTTAATGGTGAGAAAAAATATACGGTCCCATTAAAGATTAAATATATCAGAATGAGAACCTGGAGCAAAATAACACTTACTAATGAGACCAAGGCCGGTTTATGGAAGGTAGAAATTTCGTTGGAGGATGGCACAATATTGAAACAAGTAGAGTTTGAAGTAAAGAACCCTCCCAATGAATAG
- a CDS encoding DUF2786 domain-containing protein, whose translation MSLAKPKKILIQEELEHCILHGLVCEWENALSILSSFDREKMRKPLFSIRDMNGRWGYWSEEKNEIAVSRNLVLNHSWDAVREILLHEMAHQFAGQVLGARNEPPHGPKFKRACYLLIADPKASGNYKPLDELISQDSAGTEDKILLRVKKLMALAQSRNQHEAEAAMAKAHEFIAKYNLDLLTRHEHRKFVSVFVGSPALRHFREDYHLSRLIQDFYFVYGIWVSAYVMEKGKMGRVLEISGTLQNLRIASYVYDFVKHFIDSQWDIYNQEKGLNRYRKTDFALGVIEGFSLKLQLQTQKQNKQQNNIKSNLSLIKIRDPLLQEHIDYRYPYISKVRGKILREDKHVMQDGICLGKKLIIYQGITKKGTSRKLLD comes from the coding sequence ATGTCTTTAGCAAAACCTAAAAAAATTCTTATTCAAGAGGAACTGGAACATTGTATCCTGCATGGGCTTGTATGTGAATGGGAAAACGCCTTGTCGATTCTAAGCTCTTTTGACAGGGAGAAGATGCGGAAGCCCTTGTTCAGCATCCGGGATATGAATGGCAGGTGGGGATACTGGTCCGAAGAAAAAAATGAGATAGCCGTAAGTCGCAATCTTGTTCTTAACCATTCATGGGACGCTGTGCGTGAGATTCTTTTGCATGAAATGGCCCATCAGTTTGCCGGGCAAGTTCTTGGTGCACGCAATGAACCTCCTCACGGTCCAAAGTTCAAAAGGGCCTGTTACTTGCTGATTGCCGATCCAAAGGCTTCAGGGAATTACAAGCCATTGGATGAACTGATATCGCAAGATTCGGCAGGTACTGAAGATAAAATTCTGCTGCGGGTCAAGAAGCTCATGGCGCTGGCCCAGAGCCGGAATCAACATGAAGCAGAAGCAGCCATGGCAAAGGCCCATGAATTCATAGCAAAATATAATCTGGATCTTTTGACCAGGCATGAACACCGTAAGTTTGTCAGCGTTTTTGTCGGCAGCCCTGCTCTGCGCCATTTCCGCGAAGACTACCATCTTTCTCGTTTAATACAGGATTTTTATTTTGTGTATGGAATATGGGTTTCCGCTTATGTAATGGAAAAAGGTAAAATGGGACGCGTATTGGAGATCAGCGGAACTCTCCAGAATCTAAGAATAGCAAGTTATGTATACGATTTCGTTAAACATTTTATTGACTCCCAATGGGATATATACAACCAGGAAAAAGGCTTGAATAGATATCGTAAGACAGATTTTGCACTTGGTGTAATAGAGGGGTTTAGTTTAAAACTGCAATTGCAAACCCAAAAGCAAAACAAGCAGCAAAACAATATTAAAAGCAATCTTTCGCTTATCAAAATCCGGGATCCTTTATTGCAAGAACATATTGATTATAGGTATCCGTACATTTCCAAGGTCAGGGGCAAGATCTTGCGGGAGGATAAACACGTAATGCAAGACGGGATATGTTTAGGGAAAAAGCTTATTATTTATCAAGGTATCACAAAGAAAGGGACAAGCCGAAAACTCTTGGATTAA
- a CDS encoding class I adenylate-forming enzyme family protein: MNLAEILKLKFKKYSEKEAVIFEGRRLTYGQLEKITSGIACLLDKIGIKKGDRVAVQLAKCPEIACFHIGCLAADAVVIHINDAYKQDEVAYLLKDSGAALFITDYPNYIKSKEALHQAANLQIMTIDNRIEDLLFYPEELDRVDISTPVFAAGDDDPAVILYTSGTTGESKGAVISHSALIANMKDLHNLWRLSSRDISLHTLPLVHGHGLLLAFQGALYAGATTIMHKKFDPEQVWKTIADKKCTLFMGVPTMYQRLLDTWKEMPQNPDIGSMRLFTCGSAPLSKDLFYGFRDSTGYTILERYGLTETLVIASNPYESGLRKPGSVGFPLPRIAVRIIGSKNRAVNPGETGEVCVKGDYLFNGYRHDPEKTEESFTGEWFKSGDLGYQDPDDNCRLFLVGRAGEMIISGGYNVYPKEVETRLERHNGVMEAAVIPSPDRDLGEMVVAAVVKKTGSEVDEHDLKEFCKKDLAGYKCPKKIIFLSSLPRNNMGKILKEKIKKMTTGGQISIVDR; the protein is encoded by the coding sequence ATGAATCTTGCAGAAATATTAAAACTAAAATTTAAAAAGTATTCGGAAAAAGAGGCTGTTATATTTGAAGGCCGCAGGTTGACGTATGGTCAACTTGAAAAAATAACAAGCGGTATTGCCTGTTTATTAGATAAAATTGGTATCAAAAAGGGTGACCGCGTGGCTGTGCAGCTTGCCAAATGTCCGGAAATCGCATGCTTTCATATAGGATGCCTGGCAGCGGACGCTGTGGTTATCCATATAAATGATGCGTACAAGCAGGATGAAGTTGCATACCTGCTCAAGGATTCCGGGGCCGCTCTGTTTATTACGGATTATCCGAACTATATCAAATCAAAAGAAGCTCTTCATCAGGCTGCGAACCTGCAAATAATGACCATCGACAACCGGATTGAAGACCTGCTTTTTTATCCTGAAGAGCTGGATAGAGTCGATATATCTACCCCGGTTTTTGCTGCCGGGGATGACGACCCTGCAGTTATTTTATATACATCCGGCACAACCGGAGAATCAAAAGGCGCTGTAATCAGTCACAGTGCGCTTATCGCCAACATGAAAGACCTGCACAATCTCTGGAGGTTATCCTCCCGTGATATTTCTCTTCACACTTTGCCACTTGTGCATGGACATGGTTTGCTTCTTGCATTTCAGGGGGCCTTGTATGCCGGCGCAACCACTATTATGCATAAAAAATTTGATCCTGAACAGGTCTGGAAAACCATTGCAGATAAAAAGTGTACTCTTTTTATGGGCGTGCCGACCATGTACCAAAGGTTACTGGACACATGGAAGGAAATGCCCCAAAACCCGGATATCGGTTCCATGCGGCTTTTTACCTGCGGTTCAGCGCCCTTATCCAAGGATCTGTTTTACGGCTTCAGGGATAGCACCGGATATACAATCCTGGAAAGATACGGACTTACCGAAACACTTGTGATTGCCTCGAATCCGTATGAATCAGGATTAAGAAAACCCGGGAGTGTCGGATTCCCTCTCCCGCGAATTGCAGTCCGAATTATCGGATCAAAAAATCGGGCCGTAAATCCGGGAGAAACCGGCGAAGTCTGCGTGAAAGGCGATTATCTCTTTAATGGTTACCGGCATGATCCGGAAAAAACAGAAGAATCATTTACAGGGGAGTGGTTTAAATCCGGGGATCTCGGGTATCAGGACCCTGACGATAATTGCAGGTTGTTCCTGGTGGGAAGGGCAGGGGAGATGATAATCAGCGGCGGTTATAATGTATATCCCAAAGAAGTGGAAACAAGGCTGGAAAGGCATAATGGGGTTATGGAGGCGGCTGTGATACCATCTCCTGACAGGGACTTGGGTGAAATGGTTGTTGCGGCTGTTGTAAAAAAAACAGGCTCTGAAGTTGATGAACATGATTTGAAGGAATTCTGCAAAAAAGATCTGGCCGGCTATAAATGCCCAAAAAAAATTATTTTTTTAAGCAGCCTGCCGCGCAACAATATGGGCAAAATTTTAAAAGAAAAAATCAAAAAAATGACTACAGGGGGGCAGATCTCCATTGTTGACAGATAA